The Methanococcoides methylutens MM1 genome has a window encoding:
- a CDS encoding UPF0147 family protein, translating into MLGASEPEDVIKQCTQVLEHIANDNSVPRNIRRSANDILATLNNEAEPLFLRTSSSISILEDISNDPNIPLHTRTLIWNVASQLETIPVDE; encoded by the coding sequence ATGTTAGGAGCCAGCGAACCTGAAGACGTCATCAAGCAATGTACACAAGTGCTAGAACACATCGCAAACGATAATTCAGTTCCAAGGAATATCAGACGTTCAGCAAATGACATCCTTGCAACATTGAACAACGAAGCAGAGCCACTTTTCCTTAGAACATCATCCAGTATTTCCATACTGGAGGACATAAGCAACGACCCAAACATCCCGTTGCACACAAGAACCCTTATCTGGAATGTTGCAAGCCAGCTTGAAACAATTCCAGTAGACGAGTAA
- the glyS gene encoding glycine--tRNA ligase, which yields MDRYEQVIELAKRRGFLWNSFELYGGTAGFYDYGPLGSTLKRRIEQIWRELYVIHEGFMEIETPTVGIEDVFVASGHVGGFSDPLCECKECGEAFRADHLVDKIVEVADALSNEELDRLIKENNIGCPECGGELGEAYEFNLMFKTSIGPGTGRQGYMRPETAQGMFVNFQRLSRYYREKLPFGATQIGKSYRNEISPRQGVIRLREFTQAEAEIFTHPEEKTHPNIGRFEDVTLSLYSDEAQQKGVIEQMTVREAIDNNIIAHEFLAYHIALTNNFLQRVGIAADKLRFRQHQKDEMAHYAIDCWDAEILTDRFGWIEVVGIADRTDYDLMAHAKTSGTELVIHIEYDEPKMIEQFVVKPDMGKLGPLFKGKAKAVADALKELSSEELDKDEIKVNVDGEEFTVPSDIISYSQETVKVSGEKIVPHVIEPSYGIDRILYCTMEHAFEEEMVAAEGDEEEEERIVLRFQKEVAPVQVAVLPLLTREELMNPGKEIAEKLRNRGLLVAYDDSRAIGRRYRRNDEIGTPYSITIDYDTLEDNSVTIRDRDSMAQVRAPVDGIENVIYDLVYGKKDFENAGVKL from the coding sequence ATGGACAGGTATGAACAGGTAATTGAACTGGCAAAACGACGAGGTTTTCTGTGGAACTCCTTTGAGCTGTACGGAGGAACTGCAGGATTTTATGATTACGGACCCCTTGGGAGCACTTTGAAGCGTAGGATAGAGCAGATCTGGCGTGAACTATATGTGATCCATGAAGGATTCATGGAGATCGAAACACCTACTGTGGGCATCGAAGATGTATTCGTTGCATCCGGCCACGTAGGAGGATTCTCCGATCCGCTCTGTGAATGCAAGGAATGTGGTGAAGCATTCCGTGCAGACCACCTTGTAGATAAGATCGTTGAAGTTGCAGATGCGCTTAGCAACGAGGAACTTGACAGGCTGATCAAAGAGAACAACATTGGGTGCCCCGAATGTGGCGGTGAGCTCGGAGAGGCCTATGAGTTCAACCTCATGTTCAAGACAAGCATCGGACCGGGCACAGGAAGGCAGGGATATATGCGTCCGGAGACCGCACAGGGAATGTTCGTGAACTTCCAGAGGCTTTCCCGCTATTACCGTGAGAAACTACCCTTTGGTGCAACACAGATCGGCAAATCATACCGTAACGAAATCTCACCAAGACAGGGTGTAATAAGACTTCGTGAGTTTACACAGGCAGAGGCTGAGATCTTTACCCATCCTGAAGAGAAGACCCACCCGAACATTGGAAGGTTCGAGGATGTGACTTTAAGCCTCTACTCAGACGAAGCACAGCAGAAAGGCGTTATCGAACAGATGACCGTCAGGGAAGCCATTGATAATAACATCATTGCACACGAGTTCCTGGCATACCACATTGCACTTACGAACAATTTCCTGCAGCGTGTCGGTATTGCTGCAGACAAACTCAGGTTCAGGCAGCACCAGAAGGACGAGATGGCACACTACGCTATCGATTGCTGGGATGCTGAGATCCTGACGGACAGGTTCGGCTGGATAGAGGTCGTCGGTATTGCAGACAGGACAGATTATGACCTGATGGCACATGCAAAAACAAGCGGCACCGAACTGGTAATTCACATCGAATACGATGAGCCAAAGATGATCGAACAGTTCGTGGTCAAGCCGGATATGGGCAAGCTCGGACCTCTTTTCAAAGGAAAGGCAAAGGCTGTTGCAGATGCACTTAAGGAATTAAGCTCAGAAGAACTTGACAAGGATGAGATCAAGGTCAACGTCGATGGTGAAGAGTTCACAGTGCCTTCTGACATCATTTCCTATTCACAGGAAACAGTCAAGGTCAGCGGTGAAAAGATCGTACCGCATGTGATCGAGCCATCCTATGGTATCGACAGGATCCTCTACTGTACCATGGAACACGCATTCGAAGAAGAAATGGTCGCTGCTGAAGGCGATGAAGAGGAAGAGGAGAGAATAGTTCTCAGGTTCCAGAAAGAAGTCGCACCTGTCCAGGTAGCTGTCCTTCCATTGCTTACAAGGGAAGAACTGATGAACCCTGGAAAGGAGATTGCAGAGAAGCTTCGAAACCGTGGACTTCTTGTAGCCTATGATGACTCAAGAGCTATCGGTCGCCGCTACCGCAGGAACGATGAGATCGGAACACCATATTCCATTACAATTGATTACGATACCCTTGAGGACAATTCCGTTACCATCCGTGACCGTGATTCAATGGCACAGGTCAGGGCACCTGTCGATGGAATTGAGAACGTGATATACGACCTCGTCTATGGAAAGAAGGACTTTGAGAACGCAGGTGTGAAGCTTTAA
- a CDS encoding S-layer protein domain-containing protein: protein MTIKIKLAKKANIAILLFLSLVLTVGVCSAESVTVRGEILDSGDVASISWDGSNWGALYFALNDAGSNTESVYYENFDPENPSIGASPANNVIDKKELIYSTHTYNKKFKLSAKTDATAVSTYSTIPLFGKKYIAVNDDASKMTTLITEQGGGSEKQLMEGKSWELGKGYILKMDQLDADAGKAFVILYKDGAELDSAILDMEGTDDDRAFVAKEDIAGMDDVVYFATYLENTFRGTSDSFAIIKYTWLMDKDNIISIEEGDKFGLLKCREVSENYINMSNDETITLEMNDAVYFTDDWYLKTSKAGKGTDGGFLFYPAMNVVFETATETEKAVEVPASTEIEIENTGETISEADAAVEDNTVGSSSSESSSEDVSTVEYGPEEYAQTGESLPGFLSITAIAGLVSALFILRRKVD from the coding sequence ATGACTATTAAGATCAAACTAGCTAAAAAAGCAAATATTGCAATTTTGCTGTTCCTGTCTCTTGTTCTTACAGTGGGTGTCTGTTCAGCAGAATCAGTAACCGTACGTGGAGAGATCCTTGACAGCGGTGATGTGGCTTCTATATCCTGGGATGGATCTAACTGGGGTGCACTCTATTTTGCATTGAATGATGCGGGTTCAAATACGGAATCAGTTTATTATGAGAACTTCGATCCTGAGAACCCTTCGATCGGTGCATCTCCTGCTAACAATGTCATTGATAAAAAGGAGCTTATCTATAGCACCCATACATACAATAAGAAATTCAAATTGAGTGCAAAAACGGATGCTACTGCTGTTTCCACATATTCTACAATACCATTGTTCGGTAAAAAGTACATTGCTGTCAATGATGATGCCAGTAAGATGACAACACTGATCACAGAACAGGGTGGAGGCTCAGAGAAACAGCTGATGGAAGGTAAATCCTGGGAGCTGGGTAAGGGTTACATCCTGAAAATGGATCAACTGGATGCAGATGCAGGTAAGGCCTTTGTGATCCTCTATAAGGATGGCGCTGAACTGGATTCTGCTATACTTGATATGGAAGGGACCGATGATGACCGTGCATTTGTTGCGAAGGAAGACATTGCAGGAATGGATGATGTGGTATACTTTGCTACATATCTTGAGAACACCTTCAGGGGAACTTCCGATTCTTTTGCTATAATCAAATATACATGGCTCATGGATAAAGATAATATCATATCCATTGAAGAGGGGGATAAGTTTGGTCTTCTCAAATGCAGGGAAGTTTCAGAGAACTACATCAATATGTCCAACGATGAAACGATCACCCTGGAAATGAATGATGCTGTTTACTTTACTGACGACTGGTATCTCAAGACCTCAAAAGCAGGTAAGGGTACTGATGGTGGATTCCTATTCTATCCTGCAATGAATGTTGTATTTGAAACTGCAACCGAGACTGAAAAGGCTGTCGAAGTTCCAGCTTCAACCGAGATTGAGATCGAAAACACCGGTGAAACGATTTCTGAGGCAGATGCTGCAGTAGAAGATAATACAGTTGGTTCTTCTTCATCAGAATCTTCTTCTGAAGACGTAAGCACTGTGGAGTACGGACCTGAAGAATATGCACAGACAGGTGAAAGTCTGCCTGGCTTTTTGTCCATAACTGCAATTGCAGGTCTTGTTTCAGCGCTTTTCATCTTGAGGCGCAAAGTTGATTGA
- a CDS encoding DUF473 domain-containing protein produces the protein MEYVALTGISDLVMSELKNHQLRTIEIRTPQNFFTALNVDAGDTVFLTHTSIHDLTRGTTGLIAKVIKHQLSTHRTITGNDMFFEEHETMMIRLQLQTKGIARISKVLSSDVGKETRVVAEDMCFYEAR, from the coding sequence ATGGAATACGTGGCACTTACAGGTATATCGGATCTGGTAATGTCTGAGCTGAAGAACCATCAGTTGCGCACGATCGAGATCCGTACACCTCAGAACTTTTTCACAGCCTTAAATGTGGATGCAGGGGACACCGTATTTCTTACCCATACTTCCATACATGACCTGACACGTGGCACCACCGGTCTGATCGCAAAGGTGATAAAACATCAGCTATCGACCCATAGGACAATAACCGGGAATGACATGTTCTTTGAGGAACATGAGACCATGATGATCCGCCTTCAGCTACAGACCAAAGGCATTGCTCGCATAAGCAAGGTACTTTCCAGCGACGTCGGTAAAGAAACTCGTGTGGTGGCTGAGGACATGTGCTTCTATGAGGCACGTTGA
- a CDS encoding class I SAM-dependent methyltransferase, which yields MKNKSIDWNVVWMEMMQANRKADHQDRGNCATLWDSRENAERFWNRSQENRGRIEKTLNELHLKEDSRVLDIGAGPGSLAIPLSEKVGHVTAVEPGKGMMELLQENISNSGISNIGCVNKRWEDLDVEKDLEGPYDVVIASFSLGMPDIKDAIEKMQRVCSGHINLYWFAGETPWEEHSTNLWPAMYGKEYSPGPKCNVLYNLLYSMGIYPDMHIFPLEFVNSFGSMDEAFDYFSSRYTIDTEQQEVVLRNYLEDTLEEQDGKFVDRGQSIRVKVWWDQGAMD from the coding sequence ATGAAAAACAAATCAATTGATTGGAATGTGGTCTGGATGGAAATGATGCAGGCCAATAGAAAAGCAGATCATCAGGACCGTGGGAACTGTGCGACTCTATGGGACAGCAGGGAGAACGCAGAACGTTTCTGGAATAGGTCGCAGGAGAACAGGGGAAGGATCGAGAAGACACTGAACGAACTTCATCTTAAAGAAGACTCCCGTGTTCTGGACATTGGAGCCGGTCCGGGTAGTCTTGCTATCCCTCTTTCAGAGAAGGTTGGTCATGTGACTGCTGTAGAGCCGGGGAAAGGCATGATGGAACTTTTGCAGGAGAACATCAGCAACTCCGGAATAAGCAATATCGGATGTGTTAACAAAAGATGGGAGGATCTTGATGTCGAAAAGGATCTTGAAGGACCTTATGATGTTGTGATCGCATCTTTCTCGCTGGGTATGCCTGATATAAAGGATGCTATAGAGAAGATGCAGCGTGTTTGCTCGGGTCACATCAACCTTTACTGGTTTGCAGGAGAGACGCCATGGGAAGAACATTCCACTAATCTGTGGCCTGCTATGTACGGGAAGGAATATTCTCCCGGCCCTAAATGTAATGTGCTTTACAATCTGCTTTACAGTATGGGCATCTATCCGGATATGCACATTTTTCCACTTGAGTTCGTAAACTCATTTGGTTCAATGGACGAAGCGTTCGATTACTTCAGTTCTCGCTACACAATTGACACAGAACAGCAGGAAGTAGTTCTCAGGAACTATCTGGAAGATACACTGGAGGAGCAGGACGGTAAGTTCGTGGATCGTGGCCAGTCTATCAGGGTAAAGGTCTGGTGGGATCAGGGGGCGATGGATTGA
- the sepS gene encoding O-phosphoserine--tRNA ligase, translating into MKFDPEAIRKATKEDFDAAWKSGKDLVHRSGINQQYPHTSFNFGKAHPVYDTISKLREAYLRMGFDEMMNPLIVDEREVHKQFGHEALAVLDRCFYLAGLPRPNVGISDQRIAKIKEMLGGIDDEGIEIIRKVLHSYKKGEVEGDDLVPEISHKLDVSDALVVEMIDQVFPEFKELIPQATKKTLRSHMTSGWFLSLAGILERARPPFHFFSIDRAFRREQQEDASRLMTYYTASCVIMDEDVTVDHGKAVAQGLLSQFGFEKFLFRPDEKRSKYYVPDTQIEVFAYHPKLVGSNTKYSDGWIEIATFGIYSPTALSEYEIPYPVMNLGLGVERLAMILHDSTDLRAMTYPQIPQYSEWNLKDGELATMIYVDKLPETVEGQEIMDSIVEQCELHSSEPSPCEFAAWEGEIGGKKVTVSVVEPEEETKLCGPATFNEVVVYENDILGLPNNKKWKKAFENHSARTGVRFLDAFAAQAAREIEEAVENGESSVETRIRIVKVPSEVNIKLDPLAQRYITGKNKKIDIRGPVFTTVRAEIE; encoded by the coding sequence ATGAAATTCGATCCTGAAGCAATAAGGAAAGCAACAAAGGAAGATTTTGATGCTGCGTGGAAGAGTGGAAAGGACCTTGTACACAGGTCCGGCATTAACCAGCAGTACCCACACACATCTTTCAATTTCGGAAAAGCACACCCGGTATACGACACGATCTCAAAGCTCAGGGAAGCCTACCTGCGCATGGGTTTTGACGAGATGATGAATCCTCTGATCGTGGATGAGCGTGAAGTTCACAAGCAGTTCGGCCACGAGGCACTTGCAGTTCTTGACCGCTGTTTCTACCTGGCAGGATTGCCAAGACCAAATGTAGGCATCTCTGACCAGCGCATCGCGAAGATAAAAGAGATGCTCGGAGGAATTGATGATGAGGGAATCGAGATCATAAGGAAGGTCCTTCACTCATACAAGAAAGGAGAGGTAGAAGGAGATGACCTTGTCCCGGAGATCTCACATAAGCTCGATGTATCCGATGCGCTTGTGGTGGAAATGATCGACCAGGTCTTCCCGGAGTTCAAAGAACTCATACCACAGGCCACAAAGAAGACACTCAGAAGTCACATGACCTCAGGCTGGTTCCTTTCCCTTGCTGGCATACTGGAACGTGCAAGACCACCATTCCACTTCTTCTCAATTGACCGTGCTTTCAGGAGAGAACAGCAGGAAGATGCTTCAAGGCTCATGACCTACTACACCGCTTCATGTGTCATCATGGACGAAGATGTGACAGTTGACCATGGTAAAGCAGTTGCACAGGGACTGCTTTCACAGTTCGGTTTCGAGAAGTTCCTGTTCAGGCCTGATGAGAAGAGAAGCAAATACTATGTACCTGACACACAGATCGAAGTATTCGCATACCACCCGAAACTTGTGGGCTCAAACACAAAATACTCCGACGGCTGGATTGAGATCGCAACCTTTGGGATCTACTCACCAACCGCACTTTCAGAATATGAGATCCCATACCCTGTAATGAACCTCGGACTTGGAGTGGAAAGACTTGCAATGATCCTCCACGACTCCACTGACCTCCGTGCCATGACATATCCACAGATCCCACAGTACTCCGAATGGAACCTGAAGGACGGGGAACTGGCAACGATGATCTACGTGGACAAACTGCCGGAGACCGTTGAGGGTCAAGAGATCATGGACAGCATCGTTGAACAGTGCGAACTCCACTCATCAGAACCAAGCCCATGTGAATTTGCTGCATGGGAAGGAGAGATCGGCGGAAAGAAGGTGACGGTATCCGTAGTTGAGCCTGAAGAGGAAACAAAGCTCTGCGGACCTGCAACATTCAACGAAGTAGTTGTATACGAGAACGATATCCTGGGACTTCCTAACAACAAGAAATGGAAGAAGGCTTTCGAGAACCATTCCGCAAGGACAGGAGTACGTTTCCTTGATGCATTTGCCGCACAGGCAGCCAGGGAGATCGAAGAGGCTGTTGAGAACGGCGAGAGTTCTGTAGAGACCCGTATCAGGATCGTAAAGGTACCTTCAGAGGTCAACATCAAACTCGATCCGCTTGCCCAGAGATATATTACCGGCAAGAACAAGAAGATCGACATCCGCGGACCGGTCTTCACGACCGTCAGGGCTGAGATAGAGTAA
- a CDS encoding DEAD/DEAH box helicase translates to MSNYIKHPLVKPDTIEQRLYQLDLAGKALSAPTLVVLPTGLGKTIVALLVIASRLEKTGGKALVLSPTKPLVEQHASFLKTALNIPEEEILTFTGAVSPEKRADLWEKGRIIISTPQVIENDILTKRISLEDVSHITFDEAHRAVGNYAYTYIAERYFQDAKDPHCLAITASPGSSDEKISEVCTNLFISSVAIKTESDSDVSPYIHKKEIEWKHVILPDEMKELKKLLDKVLDDRFKKLGELGYSLPYGKNSSKRDLLGLQKSLQGQLRGMADPAVFSALSILAEIMKVNHAVEIIETQGLESLSKYADRLENEAVSKSGSKAAKRLSEDLYMRQFYHRIKECDTEHPKLAVVRDIVSKELDGKPDSRVIIFTNYRDTSEMVTNTLSEIEGIRPVKFVGQSSKFRDKGLTQKQQVEIIEDFKAGKHNVLVATSVAEEGLDIPATDLVLFYEPVPSEIRSIQRKGRTGRKHEGRVVVLVTKGTRDEAYYWSCTHKERRMQSNMKQWQESMSSENSNEDIANEFGITQKQQTGLADFADVDNGITVVLDQREIRSTVARSLEKMGVNISVKTLEVGDYIVSDRTAIERKSAEDFVSSLLDRDLFRQISDLAGSYDKPILIIEGEGLFTSRMLNPNAIHGTIASLVLDFGVSVLYTRDPEDTASLISILAKREQIDEKREISVHGKKSSMLLSQQQEYVVSSISDIGPGAAKNLLAHFGNIENVMKADEDELTKVRNIGPKTAAKMREILTSEYKR, encoded by the coding sequence ATGAGCAACTACATCAAACATCCTCTGGTAAAACCGGACACTATAGAACAAAGGCTTTACCAACTTGACCTTGCCGGGAAGGCACTATCAGCACCAACACTGGTAGTTCTGCCAACCGGCCTTGGCAAGACGATCGTTGCTCTTCTTGTTATTGCCTCGCGACTGGAAAAGACCGGAGGTAAAGCCCTTGTCCTATCCCCTACAAAACCGCTGGTGGAACAGCATGCTTCTTTTTTGAAAACTGCCCTTAACATACCCGAAGAAGAGATACTGACATTCACAGGAGCAGTTTCACCTGAGAAAAGAGCAGACCTCTGGGAAAAAGGACGAATCATCATCTCAACACCACAGGTCATCGAAAACGACATCCTTACTAAGAGGATCAGCCTCGAGGACGTTTCACACATCACTTTTGACGAGGCACACAGGGCTGTAGGCAATTATGCCTACACATACATTGCCGAGAGATACTTCCAGGATGCAAAGGACCCTCACTGCCTTGCCATCACCGCAAGTCCAGGAAGCTCAGATGAGAAGATCAGTGAGGTCTGTACCAACCTCTTCATAAGTTCAGTTGCTATCAAGACGGAATCCGATTCAGATGTTTCCCCTTACATCCACAAAAAAGAGATCGAATGGAAGCATGTGATACTACCGGATGAGATGAAGGAGCTGAAGAAACTTCTGGACAAGGTGCTGGATGACAGGTTCAAGAAACTCGGAGAACTTGGGTATAGCCTTCCATACGGAAAGAATTCATCAAAAAGAGATCTGCTGGGCCTGCAGAAAAGTCTGCAGGGACAGTTGAGAGGAATGGCAGATCCGGCAGTGTTCAGTGCACTATCCATATTGGCAGAGATCATGAAGGTCAACCATGCCGTGGAGATCATTGAAACACAGGGACTTGAATCCCTTTCGAAATATGCTGACCGGCTGGAGAACGAAGCAGTCTCAAAGAGTGGAAGCAAGGCTGCAAAACGTCTTTCTGAAGACCTGTACATGCGTCAGTTCTACCACAGGATAAAGGAATGCGATACCGAACATCCAAAGCTTGCTGTGGTACGTGACATCGTATCAAAGGAACTGGATGGCAAACCGGATTCCAGGGTCATTATCTTTACAAATTACCGCGATACTTCGGAAATGGTAACGAATACCCTTTCTGAGATAGAAGGAATACGACCTGTCAAATTCGTGGGACAAAGCTCGAAATTCCGCGACAAAGGGCTTACCCAGAAACAGCAGGTTGAGATCATTGAGGATTTCAAGGCAGGAAAACACAATGTCCTTGTTGCGACCTCGGTTGCCGAGGAAGGGCTTGACATACCTGCCACTGACCTTGTATTGTTCTACGAACCGGTGCCTTCTGAGATAAGAAGCATTCAGAGAAAAGGACGTACCGGCAGGAAACACGAAGGAAGAGTGGTTGTCCTGGTTACAAAAGGCACACGTGATGAAGCCTATTACTGGAGCTGTACCCACAAGGAACGCCGGATGCAAAGCAACATGAAGCAATGGCAGGAATCGATGTCATCCGAAAATAGCAATGAAGATATTGCAAATGAGTTCGGGATTACACAGAAACAGCAAACAGGACTGGCAGATTTTGCAGATGTTGATAATGGAATCACTGTCGTTCTCGACCAGAGAGAGATACGCAGTACTGTTGCCCGAAGTCTTGAGAAGATGGGAGTCAATATCTCTGTCAAAACACTCGAGGTTGGAGATTATATCGTAAGTGACAGAACGGCCATCGAACGTAAGAGTGCCGAGGACTTTGTCAGTTCTCTTCTTGACAGGGACCTCTTCAGGCAGATCTCAGATCTTGCAGGTTCCTATGACAAACCGATCCTGATAATTGAAGGCGAAGGTCTGTTCACTTCAAGGATGCTCAACCCGAATGCCATCCATGGAACTATCGCATCCCTTGTACTGGATTTCGGAGTATCGGTGCTATATACGAGGGACCCTGAAGATACAGCATCCCTCATCAGCATTCTTGCAAAAAGAGAGCAGATCGATGAAAAGCGGGAGATCAGCGTACACGGGAAAAAATCTTCAATGCTGCTTTCACAACAACAGGAGTACGTTGTTTCATCAATAAGCGATATCGGCCCAGGTGCTGCAAAGAACCTGCTTGCACATTTCGGGAACATCGAGAACGTAATGAAAGCTGACGAGGATGAGTTGACCAAGGTCAGGAACATCGGACCGAAGACCGCTGCAAAGATGAGAGAAATACTCACAAGTGAATACAAAAGATAA
- a CDS encoding DUF169 domain-containing protein — translation MFTEIARLMDRGEPVCVTFEKGENAEKGDDYELLYCELITKARDGEVFIASSQRCPPGKFILRESEDRPDSYYLKSGRYIDKETAANAASNLPRISREYDRIRIEPLSKNNGTFDVMILYLRPERAMRIVQAMAYNDGERVSIDTFGAASICGDCTALADEKGIALTYGCKGSRKHSEYSDDEIPIGIRFDKAEKIEKGLKNIPETRN, via the coding sequence ATGTTTACAGAGATCGCAAGGCTCATGGACAGAGGTGAACCTGTCTGTGTCACCTTTGAAAAAGGAGAAAACGCAGAAAAAGGAGACGATTACGAACTCCTCTACTGTGAACTGATCACAAAAGCACGCGATGGAGAGGTATTTATTGCCTCTTCCCAACGTTGCCCCCCCGGTAAATTCATTCTTAGAGAATCAGAGGACAGGCCTGATAGTTATTACCTTAAGTCAGGGCGTTATATCGACAAGGAAACTGCTGCCAACGCTGCATCCAATCTTCCAAGGATCAGCAGGGAATACGATCGCATAAGGATAGAACCCTTATCAAAGAACAACGGCACTTTTGATGTGATGATACTATACCTGAGACCTGAAAGGGCAATGAGGATCGTCCAGGCAATGGCATATAACGATGGAGAACGTGTAAGTATCGATACTTTTGGTGCGGCCTCAATATGTGGAGACTGCACAGCTCTTGCAGATGAGAAAGGGATCGCGCTGACCTATGGCTGTAAAGGTTCCCGCAAACACAGCGAATATAGTGATGATGAGATACCCATAGGTATACGCTTTGATAAAGCAGAAAAAATAGAGAAGGGATTGAAGAACATCCCCGAAACCAGGAACTGA
- a CDS encoding Sjogren's syndrome/scleroderma autoantigen 1 family protein, translating into MSDSDDKIKQISRLLELGGTMLAQHCTTCGAPMFRYHGDVLCPICQGEGVGADIIPPEPVKRPEAAVAPQMVATEQPTVSPVIENQIPADQVPISFASPDVRTEAIPTTPTKQVECMGSVSDMMKMKLESLAAQIQSENDPRRINEYLETMEKIIDILDRLS; encoded by the coding sequence ATGAGCGACAGTGACGATAAAATAAAACAGATATCAAGATTACTGGAACTTGGCGGCACAATGCTTGCACAGCACTGTACTACATGCGGTGCCCCTATGTTCAGGTATCACGGTGATGTCCTTTGTCCGATATGCCAGGGTGAAGGAGTAGGTGCAGACATTATTCCGCCGGAACCAGTAAAGAGGCCAGAGGCAGCAGTAGCTCCGCAAATGGTTGCAACAGAACAACCAACAGTATCTCCGGTAATTGAAAATCAGATTCCGGCAGACCAGGTCCCAATCTCATTTGCTTCTCCTGATGTCAGAACTGAAGCAATTCCAACAACTCCTACTAAACAAGTAGAATGTATGGGCTCAGTTTCTGATATGATGAAGATGAAGTTAGAATCTCTTGCAGCTCAGATCCAGTCCGAGAATGACCCTCGCAGGATCAATGAATATCTTGAGACAATGGAAAAGATAATTGATATTCTTGACAGGCTCAGCTGA
- a CDS encoding P-loop NTPase translates to MGSGGDGLKALLCGKGGCGKSTLTALIARSLSDRGCKVLVIDNDESNFGLHRQLGLELPDDLLNFMGGKKDLIGKMMEAFPKGEKLTLFDQKWEIPTIPQGYVSRKDNLSLMAVGKIHEFGEGCACPMGALAKQLIQNIDLGDDDFVLVDTEAGIEHFGRGVEEGCDVLFMVVDPSYESIRLSEKISELAAKAGKQLYYILNRAEGAGREILCCGISEDRIISTVPIHESIFKAGLMGDEFLTSVPEVDVIADFLIELRSK, encoded by the coding sequence GTGGGATCAGGGGGCGATGGATTGAAAGCATTGCTCTGTGGAAAAGGCGGCTGTGGCAAAAGCACGCTTACTGCTCTGATAGCCAGATCACTTTCTGACAGGGGTTGTAAAGTCCTTGTTATTGATAACGATGAATCCAATTTCGGTCTTCACAGGCAATTGGGTCTGGAATTGCCGGATGATCTCCTGAACTTCATGGGGGGAAAAAAGGATCTCATCGGAAAGATGATGGAGGCCTTTCCAAAGGGTGAGAAACTCACCCTTTTCGACCAGAAATGGGAGATACCTACTATCCCCCAGGGTTATGTCAGCAGAAAGGATAATCTGTCATTGATGGCAGTCGGTAAGATCCATGAATTCGGGGAAGGCTGTGCATGTCCCATGGGTGCTCTTGCAAAACAGCTGATACAGAATATAGATCTCGGGGATGATGATTTTGTTCTCGTTGATACAGAGGCTGGAATAGAGCACTTTGGCAGGGGTGTGGAAGAAGGTTGTGATGTTCTTTTCATGGTTGTAGACCCGTCCTATGAATCCATACGTCTTTCTGAAAAGATCAGTGAGCTTGCAGCAAAAGCCGGTAAACAGCTTTACTATATACTGAACAGGGCTGAGGGTGCAGGCAGGGAAATATTGTGCTGTGGCATTTCCGAAGATCGGATCATCTCTACCGTTCCTATTCATGAGTCCATCTTCAAGGCGGGTCTTATGGGAGATGAGTTCCTGACCTCAGTTCCGGAGGTTGACGTGATTGCTGATTTTTTGATAGAACTTAGGTCAAAATAA